In Sebaldella termitidis ATCC 33386, one DNA window encodes the following:
- a CDS encoding sugar ABC transporter ATP-binding protein produces the protein MRGISKEFPGVKALDNVELTLHRGRVCALMGENGAGKSTLMKVLLGIYTPNSGKITFRGNEVAIKNPHEALNMGISMIHQELNPVIERSIMENIWLGREPLRGKVGLVDHKKMYSDTVRLLKELELDLDPKEKMRNLTVAQMQMVEIVKAVSYNSEIVIMDEPTSSLTSKEVDHLFRIIEKLKEQNKAIVYISHKMDEIYKIADDITIFRDGKYIGTYETKDVSREQLINLMVGREIKDMFPKTECTIGDVKIKVENLSAGNVFENINFEVKKGEILGFAGLVGSGRTEVMETLFGVRRKSGGKITINDKEVEINTPNDGIKNKIAMLTEDRRDTGIFPMLSVKDNIVISNMDLYLRGILLNNKKIQKDCEKYKNEIRIKTPSITEQIKNLSGGNQQKVLIARWLLTEPEILILDEPTRGIDVGAKSEIHSLISALAGQGKSIILISSELPEILGMSDRIVVMHEGKITGILNRGEATQELIMKYATGNVPA, from the coding sequence ATGCGCGGTATAAGCAAGGAATTTCCGGGCGTAAAGGCTTTGGATAATGTGGAATTAACGTTGCACAGAGGAAGAGTATGTGCTTTGATGGGAGAAAACGGTGCGGGAAAGTCTACCTTGATGAAGGTGCTTCTTGGTATTTATACTCCCAATAGCGGAAAAATAACTTTCAGAGGTAATGAAGTAGCAATAAAAAATCCTCATGAAGCTTTGAATATGGGAATTTCCATGATACATCAGGAGCTGAATCCCGTGATAGAAAGAAGCATAATGGAAAATATATGGCTCGGACGCGAACCATTGAGAGGAAAAGTGGGACTTGTAGATCATAAAAAGATGTACAGCGACACAGTAAGACTTTTGAAGGAGCTGGAGCTGGATTTGGATCCGAAAGAAAAAATGAGAAATCTCACAGTAGCACAAATGCAGATGGTGGAAATAGTAAAAGCGGTTTCTTATAATTCGGAAATAGTAATAATGGATGAGCCTACTTCATCACTTACTTCAAAGGAAGTGGACCATCTTTTCAGAATAATAGAAAAATTAAAGGAACAAAATAAAGCAATAGTATATATTTCACATAAAATGGATGAAATATACAAAATAGCCGATGATATAACTATTTTCAGAGACGGAAAATATATTGGTACATATGAGACAAAGGATGTGAGCAGGGAACAGCTCATAAATCTTATGGTGGGAAGAGAAATAAAAGATATGTTTCCAAAAACAGAATGTACCATTGGAGATGTTAAGATAAAAGTAGAGAATCTTTCGGCAGGAAATGTTTTTGAAAATATAAATTTTGAAGTAAAAAAAGGAGAAATACTTGGTTTTGCAGGGCTTGTAGGATCAGGAAGAACAGAAGTAATGGAGACTCTTTTTGGAGTGAGAAGAAAAAGCGGCGGAAAAATAACTATAAATGATAAAGAAGTAGAAATAAATACTCCAAATGACGGAATAAAGAACAAAATAGCAATGCTTACCGAGGACCGGAGAGATACAGGGATTTTCCCCATGCTTTCGGTAAAGGATAATATTGTTATTTCCAACATGGATTTATACTTACGCGGAATATTGCTGAATAATAAAAAAATACAAAAAGACTGTGAAAAATATAAAAATGAAATAAGAATAAAAACTCCGAGCATAACAGAACAGATAAAAAACCTGAGCGGGGGAAACCAGCAGAAAGTGCTTATAGCAAGATGGCTTCTTACAGAGCCGGAAATACTGATACTGGATGAACCTACAAGAGGGATAGATGTGGGAGCAAAATCAGAGATTCATTCGCTCATATCAGCTCTGGCAGGTCAGGGTAAGTCAATTATCTTAATATCGTCTGAACTTCCCGAAATTCTCGGGATGAGTGACAGAATAGTGGTTATGCACGAAGGTAAGATAACAGGTATTTTGAACAGGGGAGAAGCTACCCAGGAACTTATTATGAAGTATGCGACTGGAAATGTTCCGGCATAA
- a CDS encoding sugar ABC transporter substrate-binding protein, whose amino-acid sequence MKKFRNYVIMGLVSMLSIFLISCSQKGDTADGGQGGKKIKVGVSIANFDDTFLTYMMDGMKKAAEKEGDIELEFVDAKEDIAKQMNQVENFVTQGKDVIIVVPVDTSAADPMTNAAVTNGTKIVYVNRNPGNLPDGAYYVGSEEKKAGIMQMEYLAEKMGGKGNIVILMGKLDNEGTIKRTEGVEEIAKKYPDIKILDKQTGLWQRTDGMAKTENWLNKYGNEINAIVSNNDDMALGAVQALKDSGKTGIFVIGVDATPDGLAALAAGDISATVFQDADGQGGGAVEVAKKAANGETVVKETWVPFKLVTPENINEFKK is encoded by the coding sequence ATGAAAAAGTTTAGAAATTATGTAATAATGGGATTAGTGTCAATGCTATCTATTTTTTTAATAAGTTGTTCGCAAAAAGGGGACACGGCTGATGGTGGACAAGGTGGAAAAAAAATAAAGGTGGGAGTATCAATAGCTAATTTTGACGATACTTTCCTCACATATATGATGGACGGAATGAAAAAAGCTGCTGAAAAGGAAGGTGATATAGAGCTTGAATTTGTTGATGCCAAGGAGGATATCGCAAAACAGATGAATCAGGTGGAAAACTTCGTAACTCAGGGAAAAGATGTAATAATAGTAGTACCGGTAGATACAAGTGCGGCAGATCCTATGACTAATGCAGCTGTAACTAATGGTACAAAAATAGTATATGTAAACAGAAATCCGGGAAATCTTCCAGACGGTGCTTATTATGTAGGATCAGAGGAGAAAAAAGCAGGAATAATGCAAATGGAATATCTTGCCGAAAAAATGGGAGGAAAAGGAAATATTGTTATTCTTATGGGAAAACTGGATAACGAGGGTACTATAAAGAGAACTGAGGGTGTAGAAGAAATAGCAAAAAAATATCCTGATATAAAAATTCTGGATAAACAGACAGGTTTATGGCAGAGAACAGACGGAATGGCTAAAACTGAAAACTGGCTTAACAAATATGGAAATGAGATTAATGCAATAGTATCTAATAATGATGATATGGCTCTCGGAGCAGTTCAGGCATTAAAAGATTCAGGTAAAACAGGTATATTTGTAATAGGTGTGGATGCGACACCGGATGGACTTGCTGCACTGGCAGCAGGTGATATCAGTGCGACTGTATTCCAGGATGCTGACGGACAGGGCGGAGGAGCAGTAGAAGTAGCCAAAAAAGCAGCTAACGGAGAAACAGTAGTAAAAGAAACTTGGGTTCCGTTCAAATTAGTAACTCCTGAAAATATAAATGAATTTAAAAAATAA
- a CDS encoding ABC-F family ATP-binding cassette domain-containing protein — MAIIQLKNVYKQFSGEYILNKISFSIENRDKIGLVGLNGAGKSTLIRILLGLETHDQNEYNEFGEITKSPDLRIGYLSQEYNFSDEKNTVYEEMLSVFHDEMELWRKIQKTNMKLSVAEPAELEGLLEELERLNSEYEAKDAYTLEYKIKQILTGLELGTEYYDRMLEKLSGGERARVSLAKLLLQEPELLILDEPTNHLDLYSIEWLEDFLKKYNKAFLLVSHDRYFLDNVCNKMFELENKKLYKYDGNFSDFIIQKELILKGEMKRYDKEQEKIKKTEEYIARYKAGIKSKQARGRQKILDRLERMDDPVFNPGRMKLKFEILSATGDNVLKVKNIEKSYNGKKVLNNISFDLYKGDRVGIIGKNGIGKSTLLKIITGNEKQDNGTVEFGSRVKTGYYDQNHQNLDYRNDIITELNTRLDLTEEYLRNMAGGFLFTGEETSKKIENLSGGEKVRVSFMKLIMEKPNFLILDEPTNHLDIYSIEVLEDSLEDYEGTMLIVSHDRHFLDSICNKIYYLDENGLEVFDGNYEDYKEGIAGKAVKDSADKQEKKLTYEEQKERGRQVSRLKNALTKLEKEIEEIELEKENLADEYDKAGRKNDIGLLMEIQEKIGILEQQETDKMDEWEKINLELEEIEGEQL; from the coding sequence ATGGCTATAATTCAATTAAAAAATGTATATAAACAATTTTCCGGGGAGTATATACTGAATAAAATATCATTCAGTATAGAAAACAGAGATAAGATAGGTCTTGTGGGACTAAACGGAGCCGGAAAATCCACTCTTATAAGAATACTTCTGGGTCTTGAGACACATGATCAGAATGAATATAATGAATTCGGAGAAATAACAAAGAGTCCCGATCTGCGTATAGGATACTTATCGCAGGAATATAATTTTTCCGATGAAAAAAATACCGTGTATGAGGAAATGCTTTCTGTATTTCATGATGAGATGGAATTATGGAGAAAAATACAGAAGACTAATATGAAGCTTTCCGTGGCAGAGCCCGCAGAGCTTGAGGGATTGCTTGAGGAACTGGAAAGACTGAATTCGGAATATGAAGCAAAAGATGCCTACACTTTAGAATATAAAATAAAGCAGATTCTTACAGGTCTGGAACTGGGAACGGAGTATTACGACAGAATGCTGGAAAAATTAAGCGGAGGAGAAAGAGCAAGGGTTTCACTTGCAAAGCTTCTGCTTCAGGAGCCTGAACTTCTTATTCTCGATGAGCCTACGAATCATCTTGATTTATATTCCATAGAATGGCTGGAAGACTTTTTGAAGAAATATAACAAGGCATTCCTGCTTGTATCTCATGACAGATATTTTTTGGATAATGTATGTAATAAGATGTTTGAGCTGGAAAATAAAAAATTATATAAATATGACGGAAATTTTTCTGATTTTATAATTCAAAAGGAGCTCATATTAAAAGGGGAAATGAAAAGATACGATAAGGAACAGGAGAAAATAAAGAAAACAGAAGAATACATAGCCAGATATAAAGCCGGTATAAAGTCCAAGCAGGCAAGAGGAAGGCAGAAAATACTGGACAGACTTGAAAGAATGGATGATCCTGTTTTTAATCCCGGGAGAATGAAGCTGAAATTTGAAATATTGTCAGCTACAGGGGATAATGTATTAAAAGTAAAAAATATAGAGAAAAGCTATAACGGAAAGAAAGTTTTGAATAATATAAGCTTTGACCTTTACAAAGGCGACAGGGTAGGGATAATAGGAAAAAACGGAATAGGAAAATCCACTCTTCTGAAAATAATAACAGGAAACGAGAAGCAGGATAACGGAACGGTAGAATTTGGAAGCAGGGTAAAAACAGGTTATTATGATCAAAATCATCAAAATCTGGATTACAGAAATGATATAATTACAGAGCTTAATACAAGGCTTGATCTTACAGAGGAGTATCTGAGAAACATGGCAGGAGGTTTTTTATTCACAGGTGAGGAGACTTCCAAGAAAATAGAAAATCTGAGCGGGGGCGAAAAAGTAAGAGTGTCTTTTATGAAGCTTATTATGGAAAAGCCCAATTTTCTCATATTAGATGAGCCTACGAACCATCTGGATATTTATTCTATAGAGGTACTGGAGGATTCATTGGAGGATTACGAGGGGACAATGCTTATAGTTTCCCATGACAGACACTTCCTGGACAGTATATGTAATAAAATATACTATCTTGATGAAAATGGTCTTGAGGTATTTGACGGTAATTATGAAGATTACAAGGAAGGTATTGCGGGGAAAGCCGTAAAAGACAGTGCGGATAAGCAGGAGAAAAAGTTAACCTATGAAGAGCAGAAGGAAAGAGGACGGCAGGTTTCAAGACTTAAAAATGCCCTGACGAAGCTGGAAAAAGAGATAGAGGAAATAGAGCTGGAAAAAGAAAACCTTGCAGATGAATATGATAAAGCAGGCAGAAAAAATGATATTGGACTTTTGATGGAGATACAGGAAAAAATAGGTATTCTGGAACAGCAGGAAACTGATAAAATGGATGAATGGGAAAAAATAAATCTTGAGCTGGAAGAAATCGAAGGGGAGCAGCTTTAG
- the iolG gene encoding inositol 2-dehydrogenase — translation MEKVKIGVIGLGRLGYKHAENLAFKIPNAELTAVCAMEEDRLEQVKKDWGVPYTYKNFEDMIKNSELDAVLIASPSGLHTDQISKALAAGLHVFSEKPLGTTVEECREAEKAVEKYNDKVFMLGFMRRYDASYKYAKEKIDSGEIGVPILFRAYSQDPERFIEGAIAYAGHSGGQFIDMSVHDIDLARWYLGAEPEEVYAIGGCYAHPEFAQYKDGDNVSALMKFKNGAMAFLFAGRTAPHGYNVETEIIGTKGILRIGSVPQKNMVEILDNSGVRKECSQDFLERFEESYLNEVNEFINCIIEKRKPGVTVYDGTKTTEIAYKCKEAFESGKLTKI, via the coding sequence ATGGAAAAAGTAAAAATTGGGGTAATAGGTCTGGGAAGACTCGGTTATAAGCATGCTGAAAATCTGGCTTTCAAGATTCCGAATGCAGAGCTCACAGCAGTGTGTGCCATGGAGGAAGACAGACTGGAACAGGTAAAGAAAGACTGGGGAGTACCGTATACATATAAAAATTTTGAAGATATGATAAAGAATTCAGAACTGGATGCAGTTCTTATAGCATCACCTTCGGGGCTTCATACAGATCAGATATCAAAAGCTCTTGCAGCAGGGCTGCACGTATTCTCTGAAAAACCACTCGGGACAACAGTAGAGGAATGCAGAGAAGCTGAAAAGGCTGTGGAAAAATATAATGATAAAGTATTTATGCTCGGCTTTATGAGAAGATATGATGCCTCATATAAATATGCAAAAGAAAAAATAGACAGCGGAGAAATAGGCGTACCGATTTTGTTTCGGGCATACAGCCAGGATCCCGAAAGGTTCATAGAGGGAGCCATTGCTTATGCAGGACACAGCGGAGGACAGTTTATAGATATGTCGGTACATGATATTGATCTGGCAAGGTGGTATCTGGGAGCAGAGCCTGAGGAAGTTTATGCTATAGGAGGGTGCTATGCTCATCCTGAATTTGCACAGTATAAAGACGGGGATAACGTATCTGCCCTTATGAAATTCAAAAACGGGGCAATGGCGTTTTTATTTGCCGGGAGAACAGCACCCCATGGTTATAATGTAGAAACAGAAATTATAGGTACGAAAGGAATTCTCAGAATAGGAAGCGTTCCTCAGAAGAATATGGTGGAAATACTGGACAACAGCGGGGTAAGAAAAGAATGCTCGCAGGATTTTCTCGAAAGATTTGAAGAATCTTATCTAAATGAAGTGAACGAGTTTATAAACTGTATTATTGAAAAAAGAAAACCCGGTGTTACAGTTTATGACGGTACTAAAACCACAGAAATAGCATATAAGTGTAAAGAGGCTTTTGAAAGTGGTAAATTAACAAAGATATAG
- a CDS encoding aspartate/glutamate racemase family protein, whose amino-acid sequence MKTVGLIGGMSWESTSEYYKKINEGIKEQLGGFHSGKILMYSFDFDEIEALQHKNQWDELTEMLVDAGTRLKKAGADFLAICTNTMHKVADEVAEKTGLKVLHIADVTAEAIIQKNKNIVGLLGTDFTMSEDFYKKRLNDKYNIEVMIPEKMERERVHRVIYDELCCGIVKSQSKAEFITIINNLKDKGAEGVILGCTEIPMLIEQKDLDIRVFDSMKLHADAIVKEMLNG is encoded by the coding sequence ATGAAAACTGTAGGATTAATAGGCGGAATGAGTTGGGAATCAACTTCGGAATATTATAAAAAAATAAATGAAGGAATAAAAGAACAGCTCGGCGGATTTCATTCCGGTAAAATACTGATGTACTCTTTTGATTTTGATGAGATTGAAGCTCTTCAGCATAAAAATCAATGGGATGAGCTTACTGAAATGCTTGTAGATGCAGGAACAAGATTAAAAAAAGCCGGAGCAGATTTTTTGGCAATATGCACAAATACAATGCATAAGGTAGCTGATGAAGTAGCAGAAAAAACCGGACTGAAAGTTCTTCATATAGCAGATGTCACTGCAGAAGCTATAATACAAAAAAATAAAAATATAGTAGGGCTGCTAGGAACGGATTTTACTATGTCTGAGGATTTTTACAAAAAACGTCTGAATGATAAGTATAATATAGAAGTAATGATTCCTGAAAAAATGGAAAGAGAAAGAGTGCACAGGGTTATTTATGACGAGCTTTGCTGCGGGATAGTAAAAAGCCAGTCAAAAGCTGAATTTATAACTATAATAAATAATCTGAAGGATAAGGGTGCGGAAGGAGTCATTCTTGGCTGTACAGAAATACCAATGCTTATAGAGCAGAAGGATCTGGATATAAGAGTATTTGATTCTATGAAGCTGCATGCCGATGCAATAGTAAAAGAGATGTTAAACGGATAG
- a CDS encoding ABC transporter permease gives MEDMIKYEKKGTNIDLKKIMSRYGIYLILLFMIVVISMMRPVFLSQKNLLNVVRQVSVIGLISLGVTLAIIAKGIDLSSGSVLALAGVIAASFAQTAGWTQKMYPNMGVLPVIVPIIAALAVGSICGLINGSLIATTGIPPFIATLGMMVAARGAALLYTDGRPVSSLTPSYQFIGQGYVLGIPVPVLIYLVMIGITWVMLNYTRFGKNVYAIGGNINAAEVSGVKVKKNIIMIYLYAGLLAGLAGLVLTARVNTGQPGMGVSYELDAIAATTIGGTSHSGGIGTIGGAFAGALILGVLNNGLDLLGVSAYWQQIIKGAIIVGAVVIDMRKHAKKA, from the coding sequence ATGGAAGATATGATTAAATATGAAAAAAAGGGAACTAATATAGATTTAAAAAAAATAATGTCAAGGTACGGGATATACTTAATTCTGTTATTTATGATAGTAGTAATAAGCATGATGAGACCGGTATTTTTGAGCCAGAAGAATCTGCTGAATGTAGTAAGGCAGGTTTCTGTGATAGGACTGATTTCACTTGGAGTTACTCTGGCAATAATAGCTAAAGGAATAGATCTGTCATCAGGATCTGTACTTGCATTGGCAGGGGTTATAGCTGCGAGCTTTGCACAGACAGCAGGCTGGACACAGAAAATGTATCCTAATATGGGGGTTCTGCCTGTAATAGTTCCGATTATTGCAGCTTTAGCAGTAGGGAGTATCTGCGGGTTAATAAACGGAAGTCTTATAGCAACCACGGGAATTCCGCCTTTTATAGCCACGCTTGGGATGATGGTGGCGGCGAGAGGAGCGGCTCTTTTGTATACAGACGGAAGACCGGTAAGCTCACTAACACCTTCATATCAGTTTATAGGTCAGGGATATGTATTGGGAATTCCGGTACCTGTTCTTATATATCTTGTTATGATAGGGATTACATGGGTAATGCTTAATTATACCAGATTCGGAAAAAATGTATATGCAATAGGCGGTAATATAAATGCTGCCGAAGTATCGGGAGTAAAAGTAAAGAAGAATATAATAATGATATATCTGTATGCAGGACTGCTTGCAGGTCTTGCAGGTCTGGTACTTACCGCGAGAGTAAATACAGGTCAGCCCGGGATGGGAGTTTCATACGAGCTTGATGCAATAGCGGCTACTACAATAGGTGGAACAAGCCATTCAGGAGGAATAGGGACAATAGGCGGAGCCTTTGCAGGAGCACTGATACTCGGGGTTCTGAATAACGGTCTTGATCTTCTGGGAGTTTCGGCATACTGGCAGCAGATAATCAAAGGGGCGATAATAGTAGGAGCAGTTGTTATCGACATGAGAAAACATGCTAAGAAAGCTTAA
- a CDS encoding metallophosphoesterase family protein translates to MVVKRKIKLALFIILLLIIHINVFGDEKMTEEFKIAFISDAHFHDVYADFEDGSFEGLKNSKTGKNAKIRTMEAELTSTRLFNENYYALTAALDKVAEQRIKYVGLAGDFSDDGQIVHIRGLKKILDSYTEKYDMQFFAVMGNHDPVKPVDNPNGKSDFLGKGGMEQRIFSKGAKECVNYSGDKALIDTGSGNPTVCTQEILELGYEKIAGEMGKYGFMPQKDYIYWATPYSTYEYKDYTYDKALSESPMAKRKYEECLEGTGGKYKKGSYTNCFMVEDPTYVVEPVKGIWLLAIDANVYLPVKDADTKNPSNPANFEGSGNAGYNKMITHKAATVEWIAEVVKNAEKEGKTLITFSHFPMIDFYDRNAKDLEEIFGKNKLDLRRLPTEETAEKMAQTGVRFNVAGHLHFNDTGVRKYENGDFLVNIQVPSLAAYVPGYKVLTMKGQNILEVETVEIKDVPGFDELFEHYREEHKYLSENKPEKNWDIRVLDSKNYGEFADWHLVELTRKRFLPQQWPEDLRKILDTVNGKDILVYSELGGVISMEDMNKIKSGNTADLDKSVLKLWKDAEKKAQSTAKKNGLNIKNFEKWKGFDLAVDFYRFMNADELALKKVSRERVKEYSLIYHNFKGKNSTDVSNDTYNYYFSRLFRTMYNFTNDTPSDKFIVDFNKKEITDLSKNTNRMK, encoded by the coding sequence ATGGTTGTGAAAAGAAAAATAAAATTGGCACTTTTCATCATACTTCTTTTAATAATTCATATTAATGTATTTGGAGATGAAAAAATGACGGAGGAATTCAAGATAGCATTTATATCAGACGCTCATTTTCATGATGTATATGCTGATTTTGAAGATGGATCATTTGAAGGACTGAAAAACAGCAAAACTGGTAAAAATGCCAAAATAAGAACAATGGAAGCGGAATTAACTTCCACAAGACTTTTTAACGAAAATTATTATGCTTTGACAGCTGCTTTGGATAAGGTAGCGGAACAGAGAATAAAGTATGTGGGACTTGCAGGAGATTTCAGCGATGACGGGCAGATAGTTCATATAAGAGGACTGAAAAAGATACTGGACTCATATACTGAAAAATATGATATGCAGTTTTTTGCGGTTATGGGAAACCATGATCCCGTGAAGCCGGTAGACAATCCAAACGGAAAAAGTGATTTTCTGGGAAAAGGCGGAATGGAGCAGAGAATTTTCAGCAAGGGAGCCAAGGAATGTGTTAATTACAGCGGAGATAAGGCTTTGATAGACACAGGAAGCGGCAATCCCACAGTATGTACACAGGAAATCCTTGAACTGGGCTACGAAAAAATAGCGGGAGAAATGGGCAAATATGGTTTTATGCCGCAAAAGGACTACATATACTGGGCAACTCCTTACAGTACTTATGAATATAAGGATTATACATATGATAAAGCATTGTCGGAATCTCCGATGGCTAAGAGAAAATATGAGGAATGTCTTGAAGGTACAGGCGGAAAATATAAGAAAGGATCGTACACAAACTGTTTTATGGTAGAAGATCCTACTTATGTGGTAGAGCCTGTTAAAGGAATATGGCTTCTTGCAATAGATGCAAATGTATATCTTCCTGTAAAGGATGCAGATACAAAGAATCCGTCAAATCCGGCAAATTTTGAAGGCTCGGGAAATGCAGGATACAATAAAATGATTACGCATAAAGCAGCAACTGTGGAATGGATCGCAGAAGTAGTAAAAAATGCTGAAAAAGAAGGAAAAACACTAATTACATTCAGTCATTTTCCTATGATAGATTTTTATGACAGAAATGCAAAAGATCTGGAAGAAATTTTCGGGAAAAATAAGCTGGATCTGAGAAGACTGCCTACAGAAGAAACAGCAGAGAAAATGGCACAGACAGGAGTAAGATTCAATGTAGCGGGACATCTTCATTTCAATGATACAGGCGTAAGAAAATATGAAAACGGTGATTTTCTGGTAAATATACAGGTTCCGTCACTTGCAGCCTATGTGCCGGGATATAAGGTTCTTACCATGAAAGGACAGAATATTCTTGAAGTAGAAACTGTAGAAATAAAAGATGTACCGGGATTTGACGAGTTATTTGAGCATTACAGGGAAGAGCATAAATATCTTTCTGAAAATAAACCGGAAAAAAACTGGGATATAAGAGTACTTGATTCTAAAAATTACGGGGAATTCGCTGACTGGCATCTGGTAGAGCTTACAAGAAAGAGATTTCTTCCGCAGCAGTGGCCTGAGGATTTGAGAAAAATACTGGATACTGTGAACGGTAAAGACATACTGGTCTATTCAGAGCTCGGCGGAGTTATTTCCATGGAAGATATGAACAAAATAAAATCCGGAAATACGGCAGATCTTGATAAAAGTGTTCTGAAATTATGGAAAGATGCAGAAAAGAAGGCACAAAGCACTGCCAAGAAAAACGGACTGAATATCAAAAATTTTGAAAAATGGAAAGGCTTTGATCTTGCAGTAGACTTTTACAGATTTATGAATGCAGATGAGCTGGCTTTAAAAAAGGTAAGCAGGGAAAGAGTGAAGGAATATTCGCTTATTTATCATAATTTTAAGGGGAAAAACAGTACTGATGTATCAAATGATACATATAACTATTATTTTAGCAGACTGTTCAGAACTATGTATAATTTTACAAATGATACACCAAGTGATAAATTTATAGTGGATTTTAATAAAAAAGAGATTACGGACTTAAGTAAAAATACAAACAGAATGAAATAA
- a CDS encoding transcriptional regulator — MLKERINYLCRQKDINRKELVHGLVATTHFANILAGRYPLPEDVAEKIAERLGVEKDYLLKAGYIDDSILSQAESITNKIFSYDLNEEFISSFPKSSDFLTLELIQKLAEASFLLLMSRKEEAATISEEYLDFYLKQFENSETEVSLPLKKAILFYQMLASRTEQFSEDSLRYCMELQKFSYDNPNVLVRLQTFQIEFLIQIRRFEAVEGLIDKALAYCYYEGLLFQLTQLHIMYSGFYYKIGFINKALKYLEKAESSLQYNALEDQLGYSVTIANNRIIMKMKLKLWHEMDNDINVYERISRNVKDNSQFSTQVLCYKCELYYQTDNLPALETALKTLVKLDRNFDQDMSLKFYLGIIEASKENEEKFMEYMKICVPYYEKYRVHDRLTDIYKILASQAEDKRQYKTSAEYYAKLVAILEESGVGYI; from the coding sequence ATGTTAAAAGAAAGAATCAATTACCTGTGCAGACAAAAAGACATAAACAGGAAAGAGCTGGTACACGGTCTTGTTGCCACCACACACTTTGCCAATATACTTGCCGGGCGTTACCCGCTCCCTGAGGATGTTGCCGAAAAAATTGCCGAAAGGCTGGGAGTAGAGAAAGACTATCTGCTAAAAGCCGGATATATTGATGATAGTATTCTCAGTCAGGCAGAAAGTATTACCAATAAAATTTTTTCTTATGATTTGAACGAGGAATTCATAAGCAGCTTTCCGAAAAGCAGTGATTTCCTCACATTAGAGCTTATTCAAAAACTGGCTGAAGCTTCTTTTTTACTTTTGATGTCCAGAAAAGAGGAAGCAGCGACTATATCAGAAGAATATTTAGACTTTTATCTGAAACAGTTTGAAAATTCTGAAACAGAAGTCTCACTTCCCCTGAAAAAAGCAATACTTTTTTACCAAATGCTGGCTTCGAGAACAGAGCAGTTTTCAGAGGATTCCCTGCGTTACTGTATGGAGCTTCAAAAATTTTCATATGATAATCCCAATGTTTTGGTTCGTTTACAGACATTTCAAATAGAATTTCTTATACAGATACGTAGATTTGAGGCAGTGGAAGGATTAATAGATAAAGCTCTTGCTTACTGTTATTATGAAGGTCTTCTTTTTCAGCTGACTCAGCTGCATATTATGTACAGTGGTTTTTATTATAAAATAGGCTTTATAAATAAGGCCCTGAAATATCTTGAAAAAGCTGAAAGCTCACTGCAGTACAATGCCTTGGAAGATCAGCTTGGTTATTCGGTAACCATTGCCAATAACCGCATTATTATGAAAATGAAGCTGAAGCTCTGGCATGAAATGGACAATGATATCAATGTCTATGAAAGAATAAGCAGAAATGTCAAAGATAACTCCCAGTTTTCCACACAGGTTCTTTGCTATAAATGTGAGCTTTATTATCAGACAGATAATCTGCCCGCACTTGAGACTGCCTTAAAAACTCTCGTGAAGCTGGACAGGAATTTTGATCAGGATATGTCCCTGAAATTTTACCTTGGTATCATTGAGGCTTCAAAGGAAAACGAGGAGAAATTTATGGAATATATGAAAATATGCGTACCATATTATGAAAAATACAGAGTTCATGACAGACTCACTGATATTTACAAGATACTCGCTTCACAGGCTGAAGATAAAAGACAATACAAAACATCTGCCGAATATTATGCTAAGCTTGTTGCTATACTGGAAGAATCCGGAGTCGGATATATTTAA